The following coding sequences lie in one Clostridia bacterium genomic window:
- a CDS encoding ABC transporter substrate-binding protein has translation MKSTKKILALLLAAVMCMGLFVGCGEGGNEAKDDTPLVVGYSPFSGKFSPFFSETAYDQDVQAMTQLGLLTSDRTGAVIEKGIDGTTVAYNGKDYTYYGPADLTIDQKADGTVDYSFKLREDLKFSDGEKLTIDDVIFTMYTYADPTYDGSTTFFALPIKGMAEYRSGMDSRGNVIFAAGSEGYVANDLYTEEQYNTFWDYYNNKAGADFAKEICDYCISKGYNASTDSVAACAANWGYELAEDADYQAFWEAIVAAYPTVDEAVATETAGSDLTQLTIAALQGEYLNGVQTGESAASIEGIKKTGDYSMTVTLTEVDATAIYQFTMAVTPLHYYGDKAKYDYDNNKFGFDKGDLSIARSKISEPMGAGAYKFIKYEDGVVYFEANENYYRGVPKTKLINFKQCLTDDDKLNGVTTGTIDITDPSFSTDTITAIEKANSNGELTGDKIATNTVDNLGYGYIGMCAKVMNVGGDPASDASKNLRKAFGTIFSVYRDVAIDSYYGDRASVINYPISNTSWAAPQSTDDGYKVAFSVDKDGKDIYTSDMTAEQKYAAAQTAALGFLEAAGYTVADGKVTAAPEGASLEYTAWIPADGSGDHPSFMILTEAKKAFEAIGINLIIKDLTNSSDLWTALEAQEVAIWCAAWGASVDPDMYQIYFSGDEATGKKAGGSNYMYAINDPQLNKLILDGRASTDQAYRKGIYKSALDVVIDWAVEIPVYQRQNAIIFSAERVDLDTVTPDITTFYGWMMEIENTTLK, from the coding sequence ATGAAAAGCACAAAGAAAATCCTTGCACTGCTGCTTGCTGCGGTTATGTGCATGGGCCTGTTCGTCGGATGCGGCGAAGGCGGCAACGAAGCGAAGGACGACACTCCGCTCGTAGTCGGTTATTCTCCCTTCTCCGGCAAGTTCAGCCCGTTCTTCTCCGAGACGGCCTATGACCAGGACGTCCAGGCTATGACTCAGCTCGGCCTGCTGACTTCCGATCGTACCGGCGCTGTCATCGAGAAGGGCATCGACGGCACCACGGTCGCCTACAACGGTAAGGATTACACTTACTACGGCCCCGCTGACCTGACCATCGATCAGAAGGCTGACGGCACCGTCGACTACAGCTTCAAGCTCCGCGAGGACCTCAAGTTCTCCGACGGCGAAAAGCTCACCATCGACGACGTCATTTTCACGATGTACACCTACGCCGATCCTACCTATGACGGCTCCACCACCTTCTTCGCGCTGCCGATTAAGGGCATGGCCGAGTACCGTTCCGGCATGGATTCCCGCGGAAACGTCATCTTCGCGGCCGGCTCCGAAGGCTACGTTGCCAACGACCTCTACACTGAGGAACAGTACAACACCTTCTGGGATTACTACAACAACAAGGCGGGCGCCGATTTCGCGAAGGAAATCTGCGACTACTGCATCAGCAAGGGCTACAACGCTTCCACTGATTCCGTTGCCGCCTGCGCCGCCAACTGGGGCTACGAGCTTGCCGAAGACGCTGACTATCAGGCGTTCTGGGAAGCCATCGTTGCCGCTTATCCGACCGTTGACGAAGCCGTCGCCACCGAGACCGCCGGCTCCGACCTCACTCAGCTGACCATCGCCGCCCTTCAGGGCGAATACCTCAACGGTGTTCAGACCGGCGAATCCGCCGCCAGCATCGAAGGCATCAAGAAGACCGGCGACTACAGCATGACCGTTACCCTGACCGAAGTCGACGCCACCGCCATTTATCAGTTCACCATGGCGGTCACTCCTCTCCACTACTATGGCGACAAGGCCAAGTACGACTATGACAACAACAAGTTCGGCTTCGACAAGGGCGACCTCTCCATCGCCAGATCGAAGATCTCCGAGCCCATGGGCGCCGGCGCGTATAAGTTCATCAAGTACGAAGACGGCGTTGTCTACTTCGAAGCCAACGAGAATTACTACCGCGGCGTTCCGAAGACCAAGCTCATCAACTTCAAGCAGTGCCTGACCGACGACGATAAGCTCAACGGCGTCACCACCGGCACCATCGACATCACCGATCCTTCCTTCTCCACCGACACCATCACCGCCATCGAGAAGGCCAACAGCAACGGCGAACTCACCGGCGACAAGATCGCTACCAACACCGTTGACAACCTCGGCTACGGCTACATCGGCATGTGCGCGAAGGTCATGAACGTCGGCGGCGACCCCGCTTCCGATGCTTCCAAGAACCTCCGCAAGGCGTTCGGCACCATCTTCTCCGTCTATCGTGACGTCGCTATCGACTCCTACTACGGAGACAGAGCTTCCGTCATCAACTACCCGATCTCCAACACGTCCTGGGCTGCTCCTCAGTCCACCGACGACGGTTACAAGGTCGCGTTCTCCGTTGACAAGGACGGCAAGGACATCTACACCTCCGACATGACCGCGGAACAGAAGTACGCTGCCGCTCAGACCGCTGCCCTCGGCTTCCTCGAAGCTGCCGGCTACACCGTCGCTGACGGCAAGGTCACCGCTGCTCCGGAAGGCGCCTCCCTCGAGTACACCGCCTGGATCCCGGCTGACGGCTCGGGCGACCATCCTTCCTTCATGATCCTGACCGAAGCGAAGAAGGCCTTTGAAGCGATCGGCATCAACCTCATCATCAAGGACCTCACCAATTCCTCCGACCTCTGGACCGCTCTTGAGGCTCAGGAAGTCGCCATCTGGTGCGCCGCCTGGGGCGCCAGCGTCGATCCGGATATGTATCAGATCTACTTCTCCGGCGACGAAGCGACCGGCAAGAAGGCCGGCGGCTCCAACTACATGTACGCCATCAACGATCCTCAGCTGAACAAGCTCATCCTTGACGGCAGAGCCTCCACCGATCAGGCCTACAGAAAGGGCATCTACAAGTCCGCCCTCGACGTCGTTATCGACTGGGCCGTTGAGATCCCCGTCTATCAGCGCCAGAACGCCATCATCTTCAGCGCTGAGCGCGTCGATCTCGACACCGTCACTCCCGACATCACCACCTTCTACGGCTGGATGATGGAGATTGAGAACACCACCCTGAAATAA